The Pseudomonas putida nucleotide sequence ACCGCTTCCCGATCACCGACATCCTGCGCCAGACCCCGGAAATCCCGGCCAACTGCCAGTGGGCGATCTTCCTGCGCAATCACGATGAACTGACCCTGGAAATGGTCACCGACCGCGAGCGCGACTACCTGTGGAACTACTACGCCGAAGACCGCCGCGCCCGCATCAACCTCGGCATTCGCCGGCGCCTGGCGCCGCTGTTGCAGCGTGACCGGCGGCGCATCGAGCTGCTCACCAGCCTGCTGCTGTCGATGCCTGGCACACCCACCCTGTACTACGGCGATGAACTGGGCATGGGCGACAACATCTACCTCGGCGACCGCGACGGCGTGCGCACGCCGATGCAATGGTCGCCGGACCGCAACGGCGGTTTCTCCCGAGCCGACCCGCAGCGCCTGGTGCTGCCGCCGATCATGGACCCGTTGTATGGCTACCAGACCGTCAACGTCGAAGCCCAGGCCCACGACCCGCACTCGCTGCTGAACTGGAACCGCCGCCTGCTGGCCGTGCGCAAGCAGCAGAAGGCCTTTGGCCGCGGCAGCCTGCGCACGCTGACGCCGAGCAACCGGCGCATCCTCGCCTACCTGCGCGAGTACACCGACGCCGATGGCAACACCGAGGTGATCCTCTGCGTCGCCAACGTCTCGCGTGCCGCCCATGCTGCCGAGCTCGAACTGTCGCAATACGCTGACAAAGTGCCCGTGGAGATGCTCGGAGGCAGCGCCTTCCCGCCGATCGGGCAACTGCCGTTCCTGCTGACCTTGCCACCCTATGGCTTCTACTGGTTCCTGCTGGCGTCCCACGACCGCATGCCCAGTTGGCATATCCAGCCCACCGAGGGGTTACCGGAATTGACCACACTCGTGCTTCGCAAACGCATGGAGGAGCTGCTCGAAGAGCCCTCCCGCGAAACCCTGCAAACCGCCATCCTGCCGCACTATCTGCCGAAGCGGCGCTGGTTCGCCGGCAAGGAAGGGCCGGTCGATCAGGTTCGCTTGAACTACGGCGTACGCCTGGCGACGGCTACCACGCCGGTTCTGCTGAGCGAAATAGAAGTGCTCAGCGAAGGCGTGGCGACCCATTACCAGCTGCCGCTCGGCCTGCTGCCGGAAGATCAGATCAGCACGGCCTTGCCGCAGCAGCTGGCGCTGTCCCGCGTGCGCCGGGCACACCAGGTTGGCCTGATCACCGACGCTTTCGTGCTGGAACCCTTCATCCGCGCTGTGCTCAAGGCTTGCCAGGATGGGGCGAGTCTGCCGTGTGGCAACGGGCAGGGTGAGCTGCGCTTCGAGCATACGGGGCAACTGGCCGGCCTGGGCCTGGACGAGAGCAGCCCGGTGCGCTACCTCAGCGCCGAGCAGTCCAACAGCTCGGTGGTGATTGGCGATCGCGTGGTGCTCAAGCTGATTCGCCGGGTCAACCCGGGCATTCACCCCGAGCTGGAAATGAGCGCCTACCTCACCGCCGCCGGTTTTGCCAACATCTCGCCGTTGCTGGCCTGGGTCAGCCGCGTCGACGAGCAGGGCACGCCGCACCTGTTGATGATTGCCCAGGGTTACTTGAGCAACCAGGGTGATGCCTGGGCCTGGACCCAGAATACTCTGGAGCGGGCCATCCGCGACGAGATGGAACCGACCAGCGTCGACGCCGAAGCGCACACCGACGCGCTGGCTGAGCTGAATGGTTTCGCCGCCTTGCTCGGCCAGCGCCTGGGCGAGATGCACCTGTTGCTGGCGGCACCGACCAGCGATGAAGCCTTCCAGCCACGCCCCAGCGATGCCGACGACAGCCAACGCTGGAGCGTGCAGATCAGCGCCGAACTGAACCACGCCCTCGATCTGCTGGCCCAGCACCGCGAACACCTCGACACCGACAGCCAGGCCCTGGTCGACGACCTGCAACAGCAGCGAGAAGGCCTTGCCCAGCACATCGCCAAACTCGCCGAACAGGCCCAGGGCGGCCTGCTGATGCGCGTGCATGGCGACCTTCACCTGGGGCAGGTGCTGGTGGTGCAGGGCGATGCCTACCTGATCGATTTCGAAGGCGAACCGTCCCGTCCACTGGACGAACGCCGGGCCAGGCACAGCCCGTACAAGGATGTCAGCGGCGTGTTGCGATCCTTCGACTATGCTGCTGCGATGATCTTGCGCAGCGCGTCTGCCGTGGACCTTTCCGACCCGGCGCGGCAAGCCCGGCAACGGGTTGCCCGGCAGTACCTGCACCAGTCGCGGCATGCCTTCGTCGAAGCCTATGGCCTGGCCACCGCCGCCATGCCCCATGCCTGGCAACAGGCCGAGGGCGAGCGCGCCGCACTGGAGTTGTTCTGCCTGGAAAAAGCCGCCTACGAAATCACATACGAAGCCGAGAACCGTCCGAGTTGGCTGGCCGTGCCTTTGCATGGCCTGCATGGACTGATCAGTACCTGGGGAGAGTCAGAATGAACGTTACTACGCGTGAAAACGGTGGCCTTCGGCAACGGGATCTGGACGCCCTTGCCCGCGCCGAGCACGCCGATCCTTTTGCCGTACTGGGCCCCCACGGTGACGGGCAGGGTGGCCTGTTCGTCCGTGCCTTCCTGCCCAATGCCCTGAACGTGCGGGTGCTGGCGCGCCATGATGGGCGCATCCTCGCCGAAATGGTGCAGGGCAGCCTGCCTGGCCTGTTCAGCGCGCACCTCGATGAGGCACAGCCGTACCTGCTGCAGATCGGCTGGGCCGGGGGCGAGCAGGTGACCGAAGACCCCTACAGCTTCGGCCCGCAACTGGGCGACATGGACCTTTACCTGTTCGCCGAAGGCAACCACCGCGACCTGTCCGGGCGCTTTGGCGCCCAGCCGATCCAGGTCGATGGCATCGATGGCGTGTGCTTCTCGGTGTGGGCGCCGAATGCGCGGCGGGTGTCGGTGGTGGGTGACTTCAACAACTGGGACGGCCGCCGCCACCCCATGCGCCTGCGCCACAGCGCTGGCGTGTGGGAGCTGTTCGTGCCGCGCCTGGGTGTGGGTGAAACCTACAAGTTCGAAGTGCTTGGCAAGGACGGCATCCTGCCGCTGAAGGCTGACCCGCTGGCCCGCGCCACCGAGCTGCCGCCGAGCACCGCATCGAAGGTGGCCGCCGAACTGAGCCACGACTGGCAGGACCACGAGTGGATGGAGCATCGCGCCCAGCGTCATGCCTACAGCGCACCCTTGTCGATCTACGAGCTGCACCCCGGCTCCTGGCAATGCGAGCTCGACGAGCTGGGTGAAGTGTCGCGCTACTACAACTGGCGTGAACTGGCCGAACGCCTGGTGCCTTACGTCCAGCAGCTGGGCTTCACCCATATCGAGCTGCTGCCGATCATGGAACACCCGTTCGGTGGCTCGTGGGGCTACCAGCCGCTGTCGATGTTCGCACCGACCTCGCGCTATGGCAGCCCTGAAGACTTCGCGGCATTCATCGATGCCTGCCACCAAGGCGGCATCGGCGTGATCCTCGACTGGGTGCCGGCGCATTTTCCTACCGACGAACATGGCCTGGCCCGGTTCGACGGTACCGCACTGTACGAGTACGACAACCCGCTGGAAGGCTACCACCAGGACTGGAACACGCTGATCTACAACCTTGGCCGCAACGAGGTGCGTGGCTTCATGATGGCGTCGGCGCTGCACTGGCTCAAGCACTTCCACATCGACGGCTTGCGCGTCGATGCGGTGGCTTCGATGCTGTACCGCGACTACTCGCGCAAGGCCGGTGAGTGGGTGCCCAACCGCCACGGCGGTCGCGAAAACCTCGAGGCCATCGACTTCATCCGCCACCTCAACGGCATCGCCGCCCACGAGGCACCGGGCGCACTGATCATTGCCGAAGAGTCCACCGCCTGGCCGGGCGTGAGCCAGCCGACCGAGCAGGGCGGCCTGGGCTTTGCCTACAAGTGGAACATGGGCTGGATGCACGACACCTTGCACTACATCCAGAACGACCCGGTGCACCGCACCTATCACCACAACGAGATGAGCTTCGGCCTGATCTACGCCTATTCCGAGCACTTCATCCTGCCGATCTCCCACGACGAGGTGGTGCATGGCAAGCACTCGCTGATCGACAAGATGCCCGGTGACCGGTGGCAGAAGTTCGCCAACCTGCGCGCCTACCTGACCTTCATGTGGACCCACCCGGGCAAGAAGCTGCTGTTCATGGGTTGTGAGTTCGGCCAGTGGCGCGAGTGGAACCACGACCATCAGCTGGACTGGTACCTGCTGCAATACTCCGAGCACCAGGGTGTGCAGCGCCTGGTCGGTGACCTCAACCGCCTGTACCGCGAACTGCCGGCGCTGCACGAGCAGGACTGCCAGCCCCAGGGCTTCCAGTGGCTGATCGGCGATGACGCGCACAACAGCGTGTATGCCTGGTTGCGCTGGAGCAGCCAGGGCGAGCCGCTGCTGGTGGTGGCCAACTTCACCCCGGTGCCGCGTGAGGGCTACCGGATTGGCGTGCCGTTCGGTGAGCGTTGGCAAGAGTTGCTCAACAGCGATGCCGAGCTGTATGCCGGGTCGAATGTCGGCAACCTGGGAGCGGTGGCGAGTGATGAGGTGGCCAGCCATGGGCAGCCTTTGTCACTGGCGTTGAACCTGCCGCCATTGGGTGTGCTGGTGATGAAGCCGGCCTGATTTATTGCCTGTGCTGGCCTCTTCGCGGGTCAAGCCCGCTCCTACAGGAGTTATGCAATCCTTGTAGGAGCGGGCTTGTCCCGCGAAGGGGCCAGACCTGCCTACCACCGCATCCGCACCCCAAGGCTGCCAATCAACCCATTGATGTCGTTGCCATCCACATCACTGCTGTAATCGGCACTGACAAACAGCGCCACCGTCGGTGTCACCCGCGCCACCAACCCCAGGCCCAGTTCCACCGTGGTCGAATAGCGCGAGCTGGAGATCTTGTCGACCTCGTCCAGCTTCACATCGTTGCCATCGTTGAAGTCATACCAGACGTTGGTCCGCACATAGGGCTCGATCGGCATGCCTTTCACCTCGTAGCGCCCGGACAACTTGGCACCGACCCGACCGCTCCAGCTGGGCTGGCTGTCGAACGCCTGCAAGGTCTCTTCCTGCACCTGATTGCCCGGGAAGAACCGCTGGTTGATCAATTGCGCCTGGGGCTCGATGACCCAGCCACCCCCCAGGCCGATCGGGTAACCGCCTTCCAGCGAGAAGGTCATCGCATGGCCGCTGTCGTCCAGGCGCTGGCCACTGTCGCCGCGGCCCATCACCTCGATGCGCGAGCCCATGGCCACGGCATCCAGGTGCCAGCCTTGCTCATGGGTCATGCTCCAGTACACCCCCAGGCTTTCGCCACTGAGGTTGACCGCGTTGCGCTGTTTGTCGCCCAGCAATGGCCGTACGCCGTTGAAGCTGCTCTGCAGGTTGTTGTGCCCCACGAAAATCCCCGCACGGTGGACGTTGCCATCGGCGGTTTCACGCACGAACAGGTCCGGGCCGATCATCATTTGCTGGCTGGGCGCTTCCAGCTGTTCTGGTGCCCGCGCTCCGGGGCGTGGTGTGGCGCCAGGGAAGAACTGTGCCCATTGGCCTGCCACCAGGTCGGGTGCCGGCAGGCTGTGCCGCTCGCTCATCTTTTCGGTGAAGGCGTTCAGCGTACCCATGTTCACGCCGCTGGCGCTGACCGGGTCGAGCGACAGCGTCGGCACCGTCGCTTGTTGCAGGTAGCTGGGAGAGATCGGATCTTCCTGCAGTTCGAATGCAAAAGTTTCCACCGGGGTTGCCAGAAGCATCGACGTGGAAACCGCGTAGAAAATACGATCGAAGCGCAAGGGATTCGAGGTTGTTTTCATGGCGGATCTCCTCTGTTTTCTTGTTGTACAGCCCAAGGACCTGGCCTGCGTGTCACGAGCTGTACGACAAAAACAGAGGGCGACCCAAACCAGCGCGCCAGCTTTCGCGGGCGCGAGCAAAGGCGCGAGCTAGAGGCCCGGCGCGAGTTTTTACGTCTAGTGATACTGTTCAGCTAAGGAGAGACCGGCGCTTGCGTCAAGAAAGCGTGAAAGGTCTATTCAAGCACCGTGACTGTCATTAACCCTTTGATTGTCTGAGTTAATTTGTCGGGTATAGCGATGATCGCTATTTCTGTGGGACTGGCTATGCCGAATCATTGTTACAACCTGACCTCCACGGCCAGTGGCAGATGGTCGGAAAGGTGCGTCCAAGGTTTGTGCCCCAGAATCTGCGGCGCATGGCTATCGGCGTTGCGCAGGTAGATGCGGTCCAGGCGCAGCAGCGGCAGGCGGGCAGGATAGGTGCGGGCGAGCAGGCCGTGGTGGCGCTCGAAGGCCTCATGCAGGTCGCGCTGCAGGCGCAGGGTGCGGTTACCGTGTTGCTGCCAGTCGTTGAAGTCGCCGGCAATGATCACCGGTGCATCGGCAGGCAGCCCATCGAGCAACTGGCGCAGCAGCTGCAGCTGCTTCTGCCGGTGGCTTTCCAGCAGCGACAGGTGCACGCAGATGGCATGCACCTTGTGCTGGCCGGGGACGTCGAGGATGCAGTGCAACAGACCGCGACGCTCGGGGCCGGTGATCGACACGTCGAGGTTGCGGTGTTCGATGATCGGGTATTTGGACAGCAGTGCATTGCCGTGGTGGCCGTCGGGGTAGACGGCGTTGCGGCCGTAGGCGAAGTCGCTCCACATGCTGTCGGCGAGGAATTCGTACTGCGAGGTCTGTGGCCAGCCAGGGTAGCGCGCGGCATGGCGGTCGTGGCTGCCGAGCACTTCCTGAAGGAACACGATATCGGCCTGGGTGCTGCGCACCGCCTCGCGCAGCTCAGGCAGGATGAAGCGCCGGTTGAAGGCGGTGAAGCCCTTGTGGGTGTTCACCGTCAGCACCCTCAGCCGATGCACGGCGGGTGCCTGGCTAGTGCTAGCGAAACCTGGGCTGCCGGCTTCGAGGTTCACGGTGGCTCCTCAATGGCTGCTGCTAGGATTGTTGCTCCTACAAGGGACAGGCACTGGCTATCGAGGTTCAGTCTGCCTCGCGCGGACTGCTTTGTGTGTCTACGCTTACCACAAGGGAGGCGTATGGCTGATGTGTCGTAGAGCTTGTATTGATGCTTACCGGGTAGATCAAAGCATCCATACCAGCGAAATGGAATTCCGCCATGGCGACTTTCAATTCCTCTGTTTTACATGCAGGCACTCCTAGCCTGGCAGTGCTTTGCCCTCGTGGTTTCCCGGTGGGTGAACTCGCGTGCTATCGGGAGCAGGCAGCAGAAGCCGTCGAGCTGCGTATCACCCGCCATTGGCACGATGCCTGCGGCAACCTTGCGAAAAGCCTTGACCCCCGTCTTGCCGATACGGCGACCCCGAACTTTCGCTGGCACAGCGACCTGGCTGGGCGAACTCTGTACACCGAAAGTATCGATGCCGGCTCGAGCATGGCCCTGCCTGACGTGGCCGGGCGTCCGCTGCTGGCGGTCAGTGCGACCGGCGTCAGCCAGGCCTGCTTCCATGAAACGCCTTCGCTACCAGGCCGGCTGCTGGCCGTGACTGAGCAGGGCGCTGGCGAAGCGCTGCCGCGAGTCGCAGAGCGCTATCGCTGGGCAGGCCTGAGCCCGGTTGAAAAGCACCGCAACCTTGCGGGTCAGTGTGTGCGCCATTACGACACCGCAGGCCTCATCGAACTGCAAAACCTCGCACTGAGCGGCGCAGCGCTGGCCCAGTCTCGGCGCCTGCTTGCAGGCGAAGACGAGGCGGACTGGGCGGGTGACGACGAGCAAGCATGGCAGAGCACACTGGAGCCAGAGCGCTATGTGACGTTGCGTACGCTTGATACCACGGGAGTCCAGTTGACCCAGACGGATGCGCGGGGCCACCAGCAACGTCAGGCCTATGATGTTGCCGGGCAGTTGCAGGGCAGTTGGTTGACCCTGCAAGGCCAGGCCGAGCAGGTGATCGTTGCTTCATTGTGTTATTCGCCATCGGGCCACAAGCAGCAGGAAGTCCATGGTAATGGGGTAATCACGGACTACGGCCTCGACCCAATGACCCAAAGGCTGACAGGCATTCGTGCGCAGCGCCCAGGCACACAGACCTCCGCTGCCACGACGCTGCAGGACCTGCGCTACCGTTACGACCCAGTGGGGAATGTACAGAGTGTGCGCAATGACGCCGAAGCTACCCGCTTCTGGCGCAATCAGAAGGTAACGGCAAAAAGCACCTTCACCTACGACAGCCTGTACCAACTGGTGCAGGCAACGGGGAGGGAGATGGTTGGATGTGGTGCTCAGGGGCCACAGTTGCCTGATGTAATGGTTCCCTTGCCAACTGACGAGAGCGCCCTCACAAATTACACGCGCCGCTACAGCTACGACCGCGCAGGCAACCTCATCCAAATGCAACACAGAGCCCCGGCCAGCAACAAC carries:
- the treS gene encoding maltose alpha-D-glucosyltransferase — translated: MAKRSRPAAFIDDPLWYKDAVIYQLHIKSFFDANNDGIGDFAGLISKLDYIAELGVNTLWLLPFYPSPRRDDGYDIAEYKAVHPDYGSMADARRFIAEAHKRGLRVITELVINHTSDQHPWFQRARHAKRGSKSRDFYVWSDDDQKYDGTRIIFLDTEKSNWTWDPVAGQYFWHRFYSHQPDLNFDNPQVLKAVIGVMRFWLDLGVDGLRLDAIPYLIERDGTNNENLPETHTVLKAIRAEIDANYPDRMLLAEANQWPEDTRPYFGEGDGDECHMAFHFPLMPRMYMALAMEDRFPITDILRQTPEIPANCQWAIFLRNHDELTLEMVTDRERDYLWNYYAEDRRARINLGIRRRLAPLLQRDRRRIELLTSLLLSMPGTPTLYYGDELGMGDNIYLGDRDGVRTPMQWSPDRNGGFSRADPQRLVLPPIMDPLYGYQTVNVEAQAHDPHSLLNWNRRLLAVRKQQKAFGRGSLRTLTPSNRRILAYLREYTDADGNTEVILCVANVSRAAHAAELELSQYADKVPVEMLGGSAFPPIGQLPFLLTLPPYGFYWFLLASHDRMPSWHIQPTEGLPELTTLVLRKRMEELLEEPSRETLQTAILPHYLPKRRWFAGKEGPVDQVRLNYGVRLATATTPVLLSEIEVLSEGVATHYQLPLGLLPEDQISTALPQQLALSRVRRAHQVGLITDAFVLEPFIRAVLKACQDGASLPCGNGQGELRFEHTGQLAGLGLDESSPVRYLSAEQSNSSVVIGDRVVLKLIRRVNPGIHPELEMSAYLTAAGFANISPLLAWVSRVDEQGTPHLLMIAQGYLSNQGDAWAWTQNTLERAIRDEMEPTSVDAEAHTDALAELNGFAALLGQRLGEMHLLLAAPTSDEAFQPRPSDADDSQRWSVQISAELNHALDLLAQHREHLDTDSQALVDDLQQQREGLAQHIAKLAEQAQGGLLMRVHGDLHLGQVLVVQGDAYLIDFEGEPSRPLDERRARHSPYKDVSGVLRSFDYAAAMILRSASAVDLSDPARQARQRVARQYLHQSRHAFVEAYGLATAAMPHAWQQAEGERAALELFCLEKAAYEITYEAENRPSWLAVPLHGLHGLISTWGESE
- the glgB gene encoding 1,4-alpha-glucan branching protein GlgB, which produces MNVTTRENGGLRQRDLDALARAEHADPFAVLGPHGDGQGGLFVRAFLPNALNVRVLARHDGRILAEMVQGSLPGLFSAHLDEAQPYLLQIGWAGGEQVTEDPYSFGPQLGDMDLYLFAEGNHRDLSGRFGAQPIQVDGIDGVCFSVWAPNARRVSVVGDFNNWDGRRHPMRLRHSAGVWELFVPRLGVGETYKFEVLGKDGILPLKADPLARATELPPSTASKVAAELSHDWQDHEWMEHRAQRHAYSAPLSIYELHPGSWQCELDELGEVSRYYNWRELAERLVPYVQQLGFTHIELLPIMEHPFGGSWGYQPLSMFAPTSRYGSPEDFAAFIDACHQGGIGVILDWVPAHFPTDEHGLARFDGTALYEYDNPLEGYHQDWNTLIYNLGRNEVRGFMMASALHWLKHFHIDGLRVDAVASMLYRDYSRKAGEWVPNRHGGRENLEAIDFIRHLNGIAAHEAPGALIIAEESTAWPGVSQPTEQGGLGFAYKWNMGWMHDTLHYIQNDPVHRTYHHNEMSFGLIYAYSEHFILPISHDEVVHGKHSLIDKMPGDRWQKFANLRAYLTFMWTHPGKKLLFMGCEFGQWREWNHDHQLDWYLLQYSEHQGVQRLVGDLNRLYRELPALHEQDCQPQGFQWLIGDDAHNSVYAWLRWSSQGEPLLVVANFTPVPREGYRIGVPFGERWQELLNSDAELYAGSNVGNLGAVASDEVASHGQPLSLALNLPPLGVLVMKPA
- a CDS encoding autotransporter outer membrane beta-barrel domain-containing protein — translated: MKTTSNPLRFDRIFYAVSTSMLLATPVETFAFELQEDPISPSYLQQATVPTLSLDPVSASGVNMGTLNAFTEKMSERHSLPAPDLVAGQWAQFFPGATPRPGARAPEQLEAPSQQMMIGPDLFVRETADGNVHRAGIFVGHNNLQSSFNGVRPLLGDKQRNAVNLSGESLGVYWSMTHEQGWHLDAVAMGSRIEVMGRGDSGQRLDDSGHAMTFSLEGGYPIGLGGGWVIEPQAQLINQRFFPGNQVQEETLQAFDSQPSWSGRVGAKLSGRYEVKGMPIEPYVRTNVWYDFNDGNDVKLDEVDKISSSRYSTTVELGLGLVARVTPTVALFVSADYSSDVDGNDINGLIGSLGVRMRW
- a CDS encoding endonuclease/exonuclease/phosphatase family protein; the encoded protein is MNLEAGSPGFASTSQAPAVHRLRVLTVNTHKGFTAFNRRFILPELREAVRSTQADIVFLQEVLGSHDRHAARYPGWPQTSQYEFLADSMWSDFAYGRNAVYPDGHHGNALLSKYPIIEHRNLDVSITGPERRGLLHCILDVPGQHKVHAICVHLSLLESHRQKQLQLLRQLLDGLPADAPVIIAGDFNDWQQHGNRTLRLQRDLHEAFERHHGLLARTYPARLPLLRLDRIYLRNADSHAPQILGHKPWTHLSDHLPLAVEVRL